In a genomic window of Rhododendron vialii isolate Sample 1 chromosome 12a, ASM3025357v1:
- the LOC131310607 gene encoding uncharacterized protein LOC131310607, whose protein sequence is MKQTLFKNLSIYCTRNFLSPQTFKPHLNGNNIRPLTSLSPSPPFRLRLLSSKADSFAANSDSVAETNSAQTQKEESSTDVDDVSNEELKRRIERYFGGDEEAIPSIFEAILKRKLAGKHDDSDDELMEEFGRKLANDVSDEEFDSEED, encoded by the exons ATGAAACAAACTCTGTTCAAGAATCTCTCAATCTACTGTACTCGCAATTTTCTCTCCCCTCAAACCTTCAAACCACACCTTAATGGCAACAACATACGgcctctcacctctctctctccttcgccCCCCTTCAGACTCCGACTTCTCTCTTCGAAAGCCGATTCATTTGCTGCTAACTCTGATTCCGTTGCTGAAACCAACTCGGCCCAAACCCAGAAAGAAGAATCGTCCACTGACGTAGACGACGTTAGCAACGAAG AGCTCAAAAGACGGATAGAGAGGTACTTCGGAGGTGACGAAGAAGCAATTCCATCGATATTTGAAGCTATTTTGAAGCGGAAGTTGGCTGGGAAGCATGATGATTCAGATGATGAGTTGATGGAGGAATTTGGGCGTAAGCTAGCTAATGATGTCAGCGATGAAGAGTTTGATTCAGAGGAAGACTAA